In Trichoplusia ni isolate ovarian cell line Hi5 unplaced genomic scaffold, tn1 tig00000236, whole genome shotgun sequence, one DNA window encodes the following:
- the LOC113507016 gene encoding carboxypeptidase N subunit 2-like isoform X1, which yields MIISSLPRRLTMPCPRLFSEVFQASEAPCSLNACDVFEMFTRGSRPDSPPHPGACNPDLHWRQLDRRLRAIEQPSWTISFGQSRWRQCSKSACRCDSARRSLNCWRAGLTTLTPDLIVPADLVNIDLGTNKLRTLHKTTFKGMRSLAELDMFDNHVEYLPSGIFDSLVNLRILRLQRNYLEEIDSDAFRSTKKLFHVDLSNNFLYSLPEKLFANNSFLETIDISNNHIIYIPSDSFVGLESLQILDLSKNKIQRIENGTFSLKTLQILKLSENKICNISENAFESLQALETLLLESNKLQSIPTHLFRNLDCLTFLDLSSNSLMSLTGVEFENLKRLRTLDLKNNALTELPDYAFTNCTNLEKLDLSKNKLRFLNVTTFLGLENLTSLLLSDNKLFEVHFKTFSTLKNLTTLHLDNNMFPSLPSRTLDYMPKMAIVKLSGNPWHCDCHALYISAWVRLNEIKIWDYSPTCVSPWYLEGHFLKKLKFPELCAGQWASMVNLSPGYPYNTSSL from the exons ATGATAATATCCTCCTTACCTCGTAGACTAACAATGCCGTGTCCTCGTTTGTTCTCGGAAGTGTTTCAGGCATCTGAGGCACCATGCAGTCTGAATGCCTGCGACGTGTTCGAAATGTTTACCCGCGGCTCCCGGCCCGACTCCCCGCCGCACCCAGGTGCCTGCAATCCAGACCTTCATTGGCGACAACTGGATCGCCGGCTACGTGCTATCGAGCAACCCT CCTGGACAATCAGCTTCGGCCAATCTCGTTGGAGACAATGTTCGAAAAGCGCTTGCCGTTGCGATTCAGCCCGCCGTTCACTTAATTGCTGGAGGGCTGGGCTCACCACGCTTACCCCCGACTTGATCGTGCCCGCTGACTTGGTCAACAT TGACTTGGGCACCAACAAACTGCGGACGTTACATAAGACGACATTCAAAGGCATGCGTTCTCTGGCCGAGCTGGACATGTTTGACAACCATGTTGAATATCTACCATCCGGGATATTTGACTCTTTAGTCAATTTAAGGATTTT aCGACTTCAACGGAATTACCTGGAAGAAATTGATAGCGACGCGTTCAGATCCACGAAAAAACTATTCCACGTTGACCTATCTAATAATTTTTTATACTCTCTCCCGGAAAAGCTATTTGCCAACAATTCGTTTTTAGAAACCATCGATATTTCAAATAACCATATCATATACATACCATCGGATAGCTTTGTCGGTCTCGAATCGTTACAAATATTAGatctgtctaaaaataaaattcaacgaATCGAAAATGGTACTTTCTCCCTTAAGACGTtgcaaatattaaaactgtcagaaaacaaaatatgcaATATAAGTGAAAATGCTTTTGAGAGCCTACAAGCCTTGGAAACTTTATTGTTGGAgagtaataaattacaaagtattCCAACACATCTGTTTCGAAATTTGGATTGTTTGACCTTCCTTGACTTATCCAGCAATAGTCTAATGAGT TTGACTGGTGTTgaatttgaaaacttaaaacGTTTACGCACTTTGGATTTGAAGAATAACGCCCTCACAGAGTTACCGGATTACGCCTTTACGAATTGTACTAATTTGGAGAAACTCgatttgtctaaaaataaactgagaTTCTTGAACGTCACCACTTTTCTTGGATTGGAAAATCTTACTTCCCTTTTGCTCTCTGATAACAAATTATTCgaagtacattttaaaacattttcaactttAAAGAATCTTACTACTCT TCATTTGGACAACAACATGTTCCCCTCATTACCATCGAGGACTTTGGACTATATGCCCAAAATGGCAATCGTCAAATTATCCGGCAACCCGTGGCACTGCGACTGCCATGCATTGTATATTTCGGC TTGGGTCCGTctgaacgaaattaaaatatgggATTACTCTCCAACCTGCGTGTCGCCTTGGTACCTGGAAGGTCACTTTCTCAAGAAGCTCAAGTTCCCTGAACTGTGCGCCGGGCAGTGGGCGAGCATGGTCAACCTCTCACCCGGCTACCCATACAACACCTCCTCGCTCTAA
- the LOC113507016 gene encoding carboxypeptidase N subunit 2-like isoform X2 has protein sequence MFTRGSRPDSPPHPGACNPDLHWRQLDRRLRAIEQPSWTISFGQSRWRQCSKSACRCDSARRSLNCWRAGLTTLTPDLIVPADLVNIDLGTNKLRTLHKTTFKGMRSLAELDMFDNHVEYLPSGIFDSLVNLRILRLQRNYLEEIDSDAFRSTKKLFHVDLSNNFLYSLPEKLFANNSFLETIDISNNHIIYIPSDSFVGLESLQILDLSKNKIQRIENGTFSLKTLQILKLSENKICNISENAFESLQALETLLLESNKLQSIPTHLFRNLDCLTFLDLSSNSLMSLTGVEFENLKRLRTLDLKNNALTELPDYAFTNCTNLEKLDLSKNKLRFLNVTTFLGLENLTSLLLSDNKLFEVHFKTFSTLKNLTTLHLDNNMFPSLPSRTLDYMPKMAIVKLSGNPWHCDCHALYISAWVRLNEIKIWDYSPTCVSPWYLEGHFLKKLKFPELCAGQWASMVNLSPGYPYNTSSL, from the exons ATGTTTACCCGCGGCTCCCGGCCCGACTCCCCGCCGCACCCAGGTGCCTGCAATCCAGACCTTCATTGGCGACAACTGGATCGCCGGCTACGTGCTATCGAGCAACCCT CCTGGACAATCAGCTTCGGCCAATCTCGTTGGAGACAATGTTCGAAAAGCGCTTGCCGTTGCGATTCAGCCCGCCGTTCACTTAATTGCTGGAGGGCTGGGCTCACCACGCTTACCCCCGACTTGATCGTGCCCGCTGACTTGGTCAACAT TGACTTGGGCACCAACAAACTGCGGACGTTACATAAGACGACATTCAAAGGCATGCGTTCTCTGGCCGAGCTGGACATGTTTGACAACCATGTTGAATATCTACCATCCGGGATATTTGACTCTTTAGTCAATTTAAGGATTTT aCGACTTCAACGGAATTACCTGGAAGAAATTGATAGCGACGCGTTCAGATCCACGAAAAAACTATTCCACGTTGACCTATCTAATAATTTTTTATACTCTCTCCCGGAAAAGCTATTTGCCAACAATTCGTTTTTAGAAACCATCGATATTTCAAATAACCATATCATATACATACCATCGGATAGCTTTGTCGGTCTCGAATCGTTACAAATATTAGatctgtctaaaaataaaattcaacgaATCGAAAATGGTACTTTCTCCCTTAAGACGTtgcaaatattaaaactgtcagaaaacaaaatatgcaATATAAGTGAAAATGCTTTTGAGAGCCTACAAGCCTTGGAAACTTTATTGTTGGAgagtaataaattacaaagtattCCAACACATCTGTTTCGAAATTTGGATTGTTTGACCTTCCTTGACTTATCCAGCAATAGTCTAATGAGT TTGACTGGTGTTgaatttgaaaacttaaaacGTTTACGCACTTTGGATTTGAAGAATAACGCCCTCACAGAGTTACCGGATTACGCCTTTACGAATTGTACTAATTTGGAGAAACTCgatttgtctaaaaataaactgagaTTCTTGAACGTCACCACTTTTCTTGGATTGGAAAATCTTACTTCCCTTTTGCTCTCTGATAACAAATTATTCgaagtacattttaaaacattttcaactttAAAGAATCTTACTACTCT TCATTTGGACAACAACATGTTCCCCTCATTACCATCGAGGACTTTGGACTATATGCCCAAAATGGCAATCGTCAAATTATCCGGCAACCCGTGGCACTGCGACTGCCATGCATTGTATATTTCGGC TTGGGTCCGTctgaacgaaattaaaatatgggATTACTCTCCAACCTGCGTGTCGCCTTGGTACCTGGAAGGTCACTTTCTCAAGAAGCTCAAGTTCCCTGAACTGTGCGCCGGGCAGTGGGCGAGCATGGTCAACCTCTCACCCGGCTACCCATACAACACCTCCTCGCTCTAA
- the LOC113507013 gene encoding uncharacterized protein LOC113507013, protein MQIPNYGVDLGGTPYIVITFENNRVVVVTNHNYGDYEKYETATFISADVTFTCAPGSPQTSLTVTFRIDVVDTNNNAPEFIPSSGVVYTISTPVPPYYEITGCGNEIVVRDIDLTTNAVHFTVDNPDFEIQSVVPTERPKEFKAMLRTTTLIRSIPEDIV, encoded by the exons ATGCAGATCCCTAATTATGGCGTAGATCTGGGTGGAACTCCGTACATCGTGATAACCTTTGAAAATAATCGAGTGGTAGTTGTTACAAATCACAACTATGGAGATTACGAGAAGTATGAAACGGCCACGTTCATATCAGCCGATGTTACATTCACATGTGCTCCAGGAAGTCCACAAACAAGCCTAACTGTG ACATTCAGGATTGATGTGGTAGATACGAACAATAATGCCCCAGAATTTATACCATCTAGTGGTGTTGTGTATACCATCTCAACGCCAGTGCCACCATACTACGAGATAACAGGTTGCGGTAACGAAATTGTGGTTCGTGATATAGATCTAACTACAAATGCAGTACATTTCACAGTAGACAATCCAGACTTTGAAATTCAGAGCGTAGTACCAACTGAGAGACCAAAAGAATTCAAAGCTATGTTAAGAACTACTACTTTAATCAGAAGTATTCCAGAGGACATCGTTTGA